DNA from Microvirga ossetica:
GAGGTTGAGGGCCAGACGATCCAGGTCATCAATGCACACCTGTCCCTGCGCTCGGGCGAGCGGCGGACGCAGGCTGCGGCCCTGATCGGGCCGGAATGGATCGGCCACCCCGATTGCACCGGACCCGCGGTGCTTCTAGGCGATTTCAATGCGCCGCCTTATTCACGCTCCTACAGGATGATCGCCCATCGGATGCAGGATGCACAATTGTCGAATTCGTTCGGCGAGCCGCAGCCGACATTTCACACGCGGGCGCCCGTTCTGCGCCTCGATCACGTCTTCGTCACGAAATCGATCGAGGTGGTCGATGCCGGGCCGGTGCGGAACGCGCTGACCCGGGTGGCGTCGGATCACTTTCCTCTCCTTGCGGAACTGCGCGTCCGGAAGAAGCCTGCTGTGGCTGTGGGAAGCAAGGCGAAAGAGGGTGTGCTGTTCTGAGACTCCCAACCGATTTAATGAAACAAAGTATCAATTAGTCTAATGCGCCTTGAAAGCGCCACGCTGTGACGTAGTAATGAGCCATCGTGTTACGTTATATATTTCATCTCCCGAGGGGCGCGGGAGGAAGGAGCGCGATGAAGCTGTATTACACCCCCGGAGCGTGTTCGCTTGCGCCCCGCATCATCGCCTGCGAGGCCGGCCTCGAGATCGAATACGACAAGGTCGATCTCAAGACGCAGACCACAGCGTCGGGTCGTGACTTCATCCGGATCAATCCCAAGGGATACGTGCCGGCCCTGGTCCTGCGCAACGGAGATATCCTGGCCGAGGTGCCCGTCATCCTCGAATATCTCGCCGATCAGGCGCCGGCCGCCCGTCTGTTGCCGAAGCTCGGGTCGCTCGAACGCTACAGGGTCAAGGAATGGTTCGATTTCACCGGCACCGAACTTCATAAGGGCTTCGACCCGCTCTGGGTCGCGCCCATGCCTCCGAAGGCGCGGCAGCTGGCCGTCAATCATCTCCAGCGACGGTTCGCATACCTGAACCAGAGCCTCGGGGGACGCCCCTATCTGGCGGGCCAGCATTTTACGGTCGCCGATGCCTATTGCTTCACCGTGCTGAGCTGGGCCCGCTTCCACCGGGTCGACCTCTCCGCTCACACGGCCATCGTCGACTACATGGCCCGGGTCTCGGCCCGCCCGATGGTGAAGCAGGCCCTGGCTGCGGAGGGTTTGCTCGTGCAGGCGTGACGAGGCGGTGCCAAAGGGCCTTGCCAGGGAACGGCAAGGCAGCTAGGCACCCGTTGCTATGCTTCCTGTCTCCGTCTTCATCATCGCCAAGAACGAGGCCGACCGGATCGGCCCGACGATCCGCGCCGTCCGCGGCCTGACGGACGATCTGGTGGTGGTGGATTCCGGCTCGACGGACGGGACTCAAGGTGTGGCGGAAGAACTCGGCGCCCGCGTCGTCTACAATCCCTGGCCGGGCTATGGCCTGCAGAAGCGCTTCGCCGAGGATCAGTGCCGGCACGACTGGCTTCTGAACCTCGATGCCGACGAGGAAGTCTCTCCGGCGCTGCTCGCGGAGATCAAGGCCCTCTTCGCCCAGGGCG
Protein-coding regions in this window:
- a CDS encoding endonuclease/exonuclease/phosphatase family protein; the encoded protein is MKHSDKQGRTLRILTYNVHRWLGTDRQISPNRITDVIASCNPDIVALQEVRVGRVRPGEIDQAASVASALGMDLHFQPTIRILGEQYGIAVLARHSSRIVRCGRLPTQSTRQSFEKRSALWVEVEVEGQTIQVINAHLSLRSGERRTQAAALIGPEWIGHPDCTGPAVLLGDFNAPPYSRSYRMIAHRMQDAQLSNSFGEPQPTFHTRAPVLRLDHVFVTKSIEVVDAGPVRNALTRVASDHFPLLAELRVRKKPAVAVGSKAKEGVLF
- the gstA gene encoding glutathione transferase GstA — its product is MKLYYTPGACSLAPRIIACEAGLEIEYDKVDLKTQTTASGRDFIRINPKGYVPALVLRNGDILAEVPVILEYLADQAPAARLLPKLGSLERYRVKEWFDFTGTELHKGFDPLWVAPMPPKARQLAVNHLQRRFAYLNQSLGGRPYLAGQHFTVADAYCFTVLSWARFHRVDLSAHTAIVDYMARVSARPMVKQALAAEGLLVQA